A window of Flavobacterium flavigenum contains these coding sequences:
- a CDS encoding RNA polymerase sigma factor, whose protein sequence is MEIDIVLKELQNQNKSVYKNVFNHFYKGLVIYANNFLFDQEASEDAVQEVFISLWENAKNIEIKTSLKAYLYAMVRNKCLNYLKSVKITDDLNVIDLNSMLVLEEDLDLISEEEKTILYHHILKIIETFPESMQQVFKLKFIENYKYEEIADEMGISVNTVKTQLKRAKVKISESLVIILALLSLH, encoded by the coding sequence TTGGAAATAGATATTGTCTTAAAAGAACTTCAAAATCAAAATAAATCCGTTTACAAAAATGTATTTAACCATTTTTATAAAGGGCTGGTTATCTATGCCAACAATTTTTTATTCGATCAGGAAGCAAGTGAAGATGCTGTGCAGGAAGTATTTATTTCGTTATGGGAAAATGCAAAAAACATTGAAATAAAAACTTCTCTTAAAGCTTACCTGTATGCAATGGTACGCAACAAATGCTTGAATTATCTGAAATCGGTGAAAATAACGGATGATTTAAATGTAATTGATTTAAATTCAATGCTGGTTTTAGAAGAAGATTTGGATTTGATTTCTGAAGAAGAGAAAACAATTCTTTACCATCATATTTTAAAGATTATAGAAACTTTTCCGGAAAGTATGCAGCAGGTTTTCAAACTTAAATTTATTGAAAATTATAAATACGAAGAAATCGCCGATGAAATGGGTATTTCTGTAAACACTGTAAAAACGCAGCTTAAGAGAGCAAAGGTAAAAATCAGTGAATCATTGGTTATTATATTAGCATTATTATCCCTTCATTAG
- the katG gene encoding catalase/peroxidase HPI, with protein MENQSNDISKCPFHNGSIDKAAASGTKNRDWWPKQLKINILRQNSSLSDPMGNDFDYAEAFKTLDLEAVKKDLHELMTDSQDWWPADFGHYGGLFIRMAWHSAGTYRVHDGRGGAGAGQQRFAPLNSWPDNVSLDKARRLLWPIKQKYGRKISWADLMILTGNVALESMGFKTFGFAGGRVDVWEPDESVYWGSETTWLGGDERYADGSDGVPKDHGVVSSDDNADGQVHTRNLEKPLAAVQMGLIYVNPEGPDGNPDPILAAKDIRDTFGRMAMDDEETVVLIAGGHTFGKTHGAASSDHVDKEPEASGIELQGFGWQNSFGSGKGPDTITSGLEVTWTKTPTQWSNNFFENLFGFEWELSKSPAGAHQWVAKNAEPVIPDAFDSSKKHLPTMLTTDLSLRFDPAYEKISRKFLENPDAFADAFSRAWFKLTHRDMGPRSRYLGSDVPQEELLWQDPIPEVNHTLIDENDITQLKQKILNSGLSISQLVATSWASASTFRGSDKRGGANGARIRLAPQKDWKVNNPAQLKQVLDKLESIQTEFNAAQGNDKKVSLADLIVLAGNAGIENAVKNAGYSVNISFAPGRMDASQEQTDVESFGYLEPKADGFRNYRSAKSTVSTEELLIDKANLLTLTAPELTVLLGGLRVLDINTDGSKNGVFTYRPGQLTNDFFVNLLDMNTKWQALSDDKELYAGNDRNTGQPKWIGTRADLVFGSNSELRAIAEVYASSDAQEKFINDFVAVWNKVMNLDRFDLIR; from the coding sequence ATGGAAAATCAATCAAATGACATTAGTAAGTGCCCTTTTCATAATGGCAGTATAGACAAAGCCGCGGCCTCAGGAACAAAAAACCGTGACTGGTGGCCGAAACAGTTAAAAATAAACATTCTGAGACAGAATTCTTCTTTATCAGATCCAATGGGAAATGATTTTGATTATGCAGAAGCTTTTAAAACTCTTGACCTTGAAGCTGTAAAAAAGGATTTGCATGAGCTTATGACGGATTCTCAGGACTGGTGGCCAGCAGATTTTGGTCATTATGGTGGTTTGTTTATTCGTATGGCATGGCACAGTGCCGGAACATATCGTGTTCATGACGGAAGAGGTGGAGCCGGTGCCGGACAACAGCGTTTTGCTCCCTTAAACAGTTGGCCTGACAATGTAAGTCTTGATAAAGCCAGAAGACTTTTGTGGCCAATCAAGCAAAAATACGGGCGAAAAATATCTTGGGCAGATTTAATGATATTAACCGGAAACGTTGCCCTGGAATCTATGGGTTTTAAAACATTCGGTTTTGCCGGAGGAAGAGTAGACGTGTGGGAACCGGACGAATCAGTTTACTGGGGTTCTGAAACCACATGGCTGGGAGGAGACGAACGTTATGCTGATGGTTCAGATGGAGTACCGAAAGACCATGGAGTAGTATCATCTGATGACAATGCTGATGGTCAGGTTCATACCAGAAATCTGGAAAAACCGCTTGCAGCAGTACAAATGGGACTTATATATGTAAATCCTGAAGGACCTGATGGCAACCCGGATCCTATTCTGGCTGCCAAAGATATACGGGATACTTTTGGCCGTATGGCAATGGATGATGAAGAAACAGTAGTGCTAATTGCTGGAGGACACACATTTGGTAAAACTCATGGTGCTGCTTCTTCAGATCACGTAGATAAAGAGCCGGAAGCATCAGGTATAGAATTACAGGGCTTTGGCTGGCAAAATAGTTTTGGTTCAGGTAAAGGCCCTGACACCATCACAAGCGGATTGGAAGTAACGTGGACAAAAACGCCAACGCAATGGAGTAACAATTTCTTCGAAAATTTGTTTGGTTTTGAATGGGAACTTTCCAAAAGTCCTGCCGGAGCTCACCAATGGGTAGCTAAAAATGCAGAACCTGTTATTCCGGACGCATTTGATAGTTCTAAAAAGCATTTACCGACGATGCTTACAACTGACTTATCATTAAGATTTGATCCTGCTTACGAGAAGATTTCCCGCAAATTTCTTGAAAATCCGGATGCTTTTGCAGATGCTTTTTCACGTGCATGGTTTAAACTGACACACAGGGATATGGGGCCACGTTCACGCTATCTGGGTTCTGATGTACCTCAGGAAGAGTTATTATGGCAGGATCCTATTCCTGAAGTTAACCATACTTTAATTGATGAAAATGACATTACTCAATTGAAACAAAAAATACTGAATTCAGGCTTAAGTATTTCACAATTAGTTGCTACTTCGTGGGCATCGGCATCCACTTTTAGAGGTTCAGATAAACGCGGAGGAGCAAATGGAGCACGAATAAGACTGGCTCCTCAAAAAGACTGGAAGGTAAATAATCCGGCGCAGCTTAAACAGGTTTTAGACAAACTTGAAAGTATTCAAACAGAATTTAATGCTGCACAAGGAAATGACAAAAAAGTTTCATTGGCAGATTTAATCGTTTTGGCGGGTAATGCAGGAATAGAAAATGCTGTTAAGAATGCAGGATATTCCGTTAATATTTCTTTTGCTCCGGGCAGAATGGATGCTTCCCAAGAACAGACTGATGTTGAATCTTTCGGTTATCTAGAGCCTAAAGCAGACGGATTCCGTAATTATAGAAGTGCAAAATCGACAGTATCTACTGAGGAACTTCTTATAGATAAAGCAAATTTACTGACACTTACTGCACCTGAACTAACGGTACTTTTAGGTGGGTTACGTGTTCTGGATATCAACACAGACGGAAGTAAAAATGGTGTTTTCACCTATCGTCCGGGCCAGCTTACCAATGATTTCTTTGTCAATTTACTGGATATGAATACAAAATGGCAGGCTTTATCTGATGACAAAGAACTTTATGCCGGAAACGATCGCAATACCGGTCAGCCAAAATGGATTGGTACACGTGCAGATCTTGTTTTTGGATCTAATTCAGAATTAAGAGCTATTGCCGAGGTGTACGCAAGCAGTGATGCACAGGAAAAATTTATCAATGATTTTGTTGCTGTATGGAATAAGGTAATGAATCTGGATCGATTTGATTTAATCAGATAA
- a CDS encoding glycoside hydrolase family 130 protein, protein MSDIAHRFPENPILMPKDLKSSTPDLQIISLLNPGVFVFENKTWLLVRVAESISQKEGVIFFPVINELGKVEIIEIPLNDPDLVATDARIVQYKGLDYLTTLSHLRILCSDDGIHFYEPEGYSSLFGLGTLEQFGIEDARVSKLEDTYYITYTAVSSNGVGVGLRTTKDWIKYETKGMIFPPHNKDCAIFEEKINGKFYALHRPSSPQIGGNFIWLAESSDGVHWGNHQFLVGTRKGLWDSARVGAGAAPIKTDKGWLEIYHGANAEHQYCLGAFLMDLNDPSKVIARTLEPIMMPQENYELSGFFGYVVFTNGHLVEGDKLTMYYGAADEFVCGAHFSIAEILSCLVNESL, encoded by the coding sequence ATGAGCGATATAGCACACCGATTTCCTGAAAATCCAATATTAATGCCTAAAGATCTGAAATCAAGCACCCCTGATTTACAAATTATCAGTCTTTTAAATCCGGGTGTTTTTGTATTTGAAAACAAAACATGGCTCCTGGTACGAGTGGCTGAGAGTATTTCGCAAAAAGAAGGTGTTATTTTTTTTCCTGTAATTAATGAATTAGGAAAAGTAGAAATTATTGAAATCCCTCTGAATGATCCTGATCTTGTAGCTACCGACGCCCGTATTGTTCAATATAAAGGCCTGGATTATTTGACTACGCTTTCACATTTACGTATTCTGTGTAGTGATGATGGTATACATTTTTATGAACCTGAAGGTTATAGTTCTTTATTTGGTTTAGGTACGCTTGAACAATTTGGTATAGAAGATGCCCGTGTGAGCAAACTGGAAGATACTTACTATATTACCTACACCGCTGTTTCTTCCAATGGAGTTGGCGTTGGATTGCGTACCACAAAGGACTGGATAAAATATGAAACAAAAGGCATGATATTTCCTCCGCATAATAAAGATTGTGCCATTTTTGAAGAAAAAATAAATGGCAAATTTTATGCGTTGCATCGCCCGTCAAGCCCACAAATTGGAGGTAATTTTATTTGGTTAGCCGAATCTTCTGACGGTGTGCATTGGGGAAACCATCAGTTTCTCGTTGGAACCAGAAAAGGACTTTGGGACAGTGCCAGAGTTGGTGCAGGTGCAGCGCCAATAAAAACAGATAAAGGCTGGCTCGAGATATATCACGGAGCAAATGCAGAACACCAATATTGCCTGGGAGCTTTTTTAATGGATCTAAATGATCCTTCAAAAGTAATTGCCCGAACATTAGAACCAATTATGATGCCTCAGGAAAATTATGAACTAAGCGGTTTTTTTGGCTATGTGGTTTTTACTAACGGGCATCTTGTAGAAGGAGACAAACTTACTATGTATTATGGAGCGGCTGATGAATTTGTCTGTGGGGCTCATTTTTCTATTGCTGAAATTTTATCTTGCCTGGTTAACGAATCCTTATAA
- a CDS encoding taurine catabolism dioxygenase TauD, protein MKSQSIISIERPTDQPLSFDIPTKPLIIEITPQERNILSNVGSLLVKAFGNYENPEYISSLHLHAFQLLPERITRILSQFGTDFSAEQYGAIVFKGLLEVDQEDLGPTPPNWQGADYGKLNKYGFICSLLHGAVPSKPVQYYAQRKGGGLLHAVIPDENMSMTQTGSGSKTDLFVHTEDAFLSHQADFLSFLYLRNEERVPSTLYSIRSHGEVNTVMEKLFEPIYQCPKDANYEDEDTSDSAPLASVLYGNRELPFIRFDAAEQIFNENAGQSSEALNNLMDFWDEAKTLINNDYIPNSGDLIFVNNHLCAHGRSAFVAGQRIENGEIIKCERRQMLRMMSKTSLIHIRSVTQTNNPYFIMEEHLGKIFDLDEI, encoded by the coding sequence ATGAAATCACAATCAATTATTTCAATTGAAAGACCTACTGATCAGCCATTGTCTTTTGATATTCCTACAAAGCCTTTAATAATAGAAATAACACCTCAGGAGAGAAATATTTTATCAAATGTGGGCAGCCTTTTAGTGAAAGCATTTGGCAATTATGAAAACCCTGAATATATATCGTCTCTTCATCTCCATGCTTTTCAATTATTGCCAGAACGAATAACCCGGATCCTGAGTCAGTTTGGAACCGATTTTTCAGCTGAACAATATGGTGCGATTGTCTTTAAAGGACTTTTAGAAGTCGATCAGGAAGATTTAGGGCCTACACCTCCTAACTGGCAGGGAGCAGATTACGGAAAGTTAAACAAATATGGTTTTATCTGTTCGTTACTGCACGGAGCTGTGCCTTCAAAACCTGTTCAGTATTATGCCCAGAGAAAAGGTGGAGGACTTTTACATGCTGTAATTCCGGATGAAAATATGTCTATGACACAGACCGGATCAGGCTCTAAAACCGATTTATTTGTACATACCGAAGACGCTTTTTTATCACATCAGGCCGATTTTTTAAGTTTTCTTTATCTGAGAAATGAAGAAAGAGTGCCATCAACTTTGTATTCAATTCGCTCACACGGAGAGGTCAATACTGTGATGGAAAAGCTATTTGAACCTATTTATCAGTGTCCAAAAGATGCCAATTATGAAGATGAAGATACTTCAGATTCTGCACCTCTAGCTTCTGTTTTGTATGGCAATAGGGAACTCCCTTTTATTCGATTCGATGCTGCTGAGCAAATATTTAATGAAAATGCAGGACAGTCATCTGAAGCTCTTAATAACTTAATGGATTTTTGGGACGAAGCAAAAACGCTGATTAATAATGATTACATTCCTAACTCAGGAGATCTTATTTTTGTAAACAATCATTTGTGCGCGCATGGACGAAGTGCTTTTGTTGCCGGCCAGCGTATAGAAAATGGTGAAATCATAAAATGTGAACGCAGGCAGATGCTCAGAATGATGAGTAAAACAAGTCTTATTCACATCAGATCGGTTACACAGACCAATAATCCTTATTTTATTATGGAAGAACACTTAGGGAAAATATTTGATCTGGATGAAATTTAG
- a CDS encoding nitroreductase family protein, translating into MKIKDNPSKTRASDYSDKPKKISENIRNRRSIFGDQFVKGELPDDLLDEILINATWAPNHKMTEPWRFIVLRGKYLEEYGEYMADYYKESYARELTPDALEKKLDYLRNYPLNAVCMIGIILVRNTKINLPEWEEIAAVSSAVQNMALTCTANTIGSYWSTKNVAIDYVSEFGLAENEKSLGLLYLGYYADDLKISKKKRTPLSKKVIYLQ; encoded by the coding sequence ATGAAAATTAAAGACAATCCCAGTAAAACCAGAGCTTCAGATTATTCTGATAAACCAAAAAAAATTTCAGAAAACATTCGGAACAGAAGAAGCATTTTTGGTGATCAATTTGTCAAGGGAGAATTGCCTGATGACCTGCTCGATGAAATTCTAATAAACGCTACCTGGGCGCCCAATCACAAAATGACTGAGCCCTGGAGATTTATTGTATTAAGAGGAAAATATCTTGAAGAATATGGCGAATACATGGCCGATTATTACAAAGAATCCTATGCAAGAGAACTCACACCTGATGCGTTAGAAAAAAAACTGGATTATCTGCGGAACTATCCTTTGAACGCAGTTTGCATGATTGGAATAATTCTGGTCCGAAACACTAAAATCAATCTTCCTGAATGGGAAGAGATTGCCGCTGTATCATCTGCTGTACAAAATATGGCGTTAACGTGTACTGCTAATACTATTGGAAGTTACTGGAGTACCAAAAATGTGGCTATTGATTACGTGAGCGAATTCGGTCTTGCTGAAAACGAAAAGTCCTTAGGTCTTCTCTATCTGGGATATTATGCGGATGATTTAAAAATATCCAAAAAGAAGAGAACTCCTTTATCCAAAAAAGTGATTTATCTGCAATAA
- a CDS encoding pyridoxal phosphate-dependent decarboxylase family protein encodes MNNTLMNDEAQKKSVLTPDQDYYKDIFHQHANDEYAEAIQLAKDRVSDFLKNNRKPFSGIRPDEMKAKVEIVDLDTPLPDYESLLNEADDLYVKHATAYHLPEYIAHLNCPVVIPALAAEVLISAINSSQDTYDQSAGGTFIERKLIDWTSKQIGYSENADGIFTAGGSQSNLMGLLLARDYFSLEYQKWNIKLDGLPPDASKFRIFVSDKAHFSNHKNAWILGLGEQSIVHVGVDSRYRMDPKQLEKAITAEIEKGNIPIAITATAGTTDFGNVDPLTEIAHIASRHNLWLHVDAAYGCGLLLSEKYRYLLNGIELADSVTIDYHKSFFQPISSSAFIVKNKLHLNIIKHHADYLNPKEQDYDALPAQINKSIIQSTRRFDALKLWFTLRYMGKDKLGQYTDTIIETAEQTANYLENDENFELLCHSDMGVLVFRYINGLDPANYCNINQYIKEKLFFSGEVLVASTKVNGNFYLKFTIFNPLTTLNDIKNILNLIKKTGNEYQQLN; translated from the coding sequence ATGAACAACACATTAATGAATGATGAGGCACAAAAAAAATCGGTGCTTACACCCGATCAGGATTATTATAAAGATATTTTTCATCAACATGCTAATGACGAATATGCTGAAGCCATACAATTAGCAAAAGATCGCGTTTCGGACTTTCTAAAAAACAACCGAAAACCTTTCAGCGGAATCAGACCTGATGAAATGAAAGCGAAAGTAGAAATTGTAGATTTAGACACTCCCCTTCCCGATTATGAAAGCTTATTAAATGAAGCGGATGATCTGTATGTAAAACACGCTACAGCCTACCATTTACCAGAATATATTGCGCATTTAAATTGCCCTGTGGTAATTCCGGCACTCGCAGCCGAAGTATTGATCAGCGCCATAAATTCATCTCAGGATACTTATGATCAGAGCGCCGGAGGTACTTTTATCGAACGAAAATTAATTGACTGGACCAGCAAACAAATTGGCTATTCTGAAAATGCGGATGGTATTTTTACTGCCGGAGGTTCCCAAAGCAACTTAATGGGATTATTACTGGCCAGAGATTATTTTTCTCTTGAATATCAAAAATGGAACATCAAACTTGACGGTCTTCCGCCTGATGCGAGTAAGTTTAGAATTTTTGTTTCTGATAAAGCGCATTTCAGCAATCATAAAAATGCATGGATTTTGGGTCTTGGTGAACAGTCCATTGTACACGTTGGTGTAGATTCGAGATATCGAATGGATCCTAAGCAGCTTGAAAAAGCAATTACTGCAGAAATAGAAAAAGGCAATATTCCGATTGCTATTACGGCTACAGCAGGAACAACCGATTTTGGAAATGTTGATCCATTAACTGAAATAGCCCATATTGCCAGTCGTCACAATTTATGGCTTCATGTTGACGCCGCTTATGGATGCGGATTATTGCTATCAGAAAAATACAGATATCTTTTAAACGGAATTGAACTTGCAGATTCGGTAACCATCGACTACCATAAATCTTTCTTTCAGCCGATTAGCAGCAGTGCTTTTATAGTAAAAAACAAACTGCATCTTAACATTATCAAGCACCACGCCGATTATCTGAATCCAAAAGAGCAGGATTATGATGCACTTCCGGCGCAAATCAATAAATCCATTATTCAGAGTACCCGTCGTTTTGATGCGCTTAAACTTTGGTTTACGCTCCGTTACATGGGCAAAGATAAGCTTGGGCAATACACCGACACCATCATAGAAACAGCAGAACAAACAGCCAATTACCTGGAAAATGATGAAAATTTTGAGCTTTTATGCCACTCAGATATGGGTGTATTGGTCTTCCGTTACATCAACGGTCTTGATCCGGCTAATTATTGCAACATCAATCAGTACATCAAAGAAAAATTATTTTTTAGCGGAGAAGTTCTGGTTGCCAGCACAAAAGTAAATGGAAATTTCTATCTCAAATTCACCATTTTCAATCCTTTGACTACGCTTAATGACATCAAAAACATTCTTAACCTCATTAAAAAAACCGGAAATGAATACCAACAACTCAACTAA